Below is a window of 'Nostoc azollae' 0708 DNA.
AACGAGAATTTGCTCGCGCCACATCTGAAAAACGAGAATTTATCAATCCTGTTAAGAGTATATTATTGCGGTGGCGTGCTTAGAGGGTGTTTGAAAGGATTGAAAAAGTTGGAGATATTACCGCATAAGGACAGCTAATACCCACACTAGAAGCAGTAGTAGAACAAAAGAAATAAAAAGCTGAACGTCTAGCGGCCAAGCTGCGAGAATTGAATATTGACCCAGACAGTTTATCAAATCTCTAAATTATGGCTGAACTACCCAAAACCCTAGAAGAAGCGATCACACAATCTCGTGAAGCGGTAAAATCTGCCTTAGCAGATGGCGTGACTCGTATTCAAGTTGATTTTCTGTTCCCAGAACTCAAATTCATGCCAGTAGCAGAACAATTTGTACCCCTGTTTGCTGAATATGAATCCCGTGTCAAAGTCTTTTTTGCTGATGCTGGTGCGGCTGCTTTAGCCCGTCGTGACTGGCAAAATGTACCATTTAAAGTGGAAGATATTGGTACAGGGAGGGCTGCTTCTTTACAAACGAAAATTCAACCAGAAGATGAAATCTTTCTATTTATTGCCCCCACACCCGTAGAAGTACCTCAACTAGAAAAAATGTGTGAAATAATAGATACGCGCCCCATCGTGTTGTTAAATCCCCGTTTAGAAGATTCTGGAGTCGTGGGTATTGGTTACGCAGCCAGAGAAACCCGCAGACGTTTCATCAGTACCATTGAATCTTGTTATTATCTGCGTCCCGTCGATGATGAATCTGCCCTTTTTCGCTGCTACCCTGGACAGTGGGAAGTATGGCTAGAAAGCAACAACGAATATGAAAAAATTGCTGAATTACCCAAACGACCCTCCGGTGACGAAATAGACATGATCCTGATGAAAGGACAACCAGCAAAAACCAGTGAAGGAACACCAGCCAAAAAACCCAGTGTGTTTAAGAGTTTGCAACGGTTTATCAAGGCATTGAGTAGTTAGGTAATTTCATTACCTTCGCCAAAAAAAAGAGTATCGGGACTTGCACAAAACATAACGCAGTAGAGGTATTCATCCTGGTACTACGAGCCCTGGTACTACGAGCGTTGAACCGTCATAAATTGGCGAAGGTATTGTCTGTAGAACTTCATAAAATATTAGTAAATCTGATTCCTAATATTAATAAATCTGATTCCTATATAGCAAATCTATCAAAAGAAGACGAGCTTGTTCCAGATAAATATGTCTAGGTTTTCCTTGGTAGATAATTTGGTATTCATTGATATCTGCTCCACCAGTATATCCTGAAATCAGCTTGCGATGAAATGCTACTTTTGCAAGTTCTCGAACTTCGTTTCTCAAAGCAGCTTGTGTTTGATTCATAACTTGCTGCCTCCTTATACCATTTTGGATTTTTGATTGGGAATCGTCTTCTGTGTCCGGCTTAAAGTAGAACCATATACTTAGATCAAAACACTTGTATCAAATTTGCTAAATTCGTATATCTTGCCCAGGTATTATATTAGACATGTTAGGAAAATTAACTTGGTGTGAAAAAATGGTAGAAGGGAATGTTGAGGGTGTAGGAAAAGGAAAAATCCACTAAATTAACTATATTCAAGAATATCCACATGGTAGAAAACAAATACTGGGAATAACTAACCATCAGTTTCAAGACTTGTTAGCCCAAGGTGAAATGTAGCATAAAAAACTGCAAGGTGACATAGAAAGTAAAAACATAGCTATAAATCAGAAAGGAGGAGGGGGGAAAGGGAAACTAGAGATAAAACAACAGGTATGTCTATGCTTGTTCTATTGGAGGAAAATGCCAACATTTGAGGTTTTAGGTTTGCATTTCGGTATATGGAAAACGGAGGCAAAGGACACATTTCATTACTGGCTAGAGATATTACGAAATGTTTTCCCTCCTAGTCTCCTTAAACAGGTAGAAAAACATGATAGTGATTATGCCATGGCGACTCAGAACAAAAGGCAGGAAACAAAGAGTTTTCCACCAAGGGTATTTTTGTTGAACAGGTCATGAGACTTGTAATATTCCGGATACCTCAACAAAGATTTCCCCTGGATTCCCCAATTTAGTCACAAGTAATTCTTACTATTTGTGGTTTAGTCACATTAGGAATTGGTTCATGAGTGTTGCCCATTTCATAAATGTTATGGATATGAGGTCAGTTATGAATTAGTTATCAACATCTTCATGGATAGGAACTATCCGTAACTATTCCCAGCCGTGATTTTTTCCTTGGCTCTTTCGTAATCTTAACACTATGGAAAGCCAGATACCGGCTCCTTTGTGAATTTACCAACGTCTCTATTATAACAGTCCATCTAATCTACTGCACGTAGGTTTCTTCTGTGCGGTAGAAGTATTGCTTGAAGCGGATCGTTCTTTTTGGCTAACTGTATGACCATTGGGTACACTAAGTTGGGCTGAGGGAATGTCAACAATGAATTTGTTTAAGAATAATTAGGATTTGCTGAATAAAGGGAAAACCTCGATAAATCAATGACTGGAGGGGGATAAAAACGTTATATGAGAAATTTTCCCGCGCATTGGATTGCTATCCCAATCACTGCTAGTAAAGAAAACACCATGACTGGTATACGCAGGTCTATACGAAAAGATATCGCTGAGGAACGGATAACCAACCAATCAGCCTTCATTTTTTCACCTTTGATTTAGCCAAGTAGACAAAAAGGGAACGCCAACCAGTGGTGTCATGACACCTACAGGTAATTCCTGGGGTTTTAGGAGGATACGGCCAGAAATATCTGCTACTAACAGTAAAGTTGCCCCGGCAACGGCGGAATAAGGCAAAATCCAGCGATAATCCGTTTTAATCAAAAATCCGACTGTGTGAGGAAGAACTAAACCAATAAAACCTATAGGTC
It encodes the following:
- a CDS encoding DUF1995 family protein — protein: MAELPKTLEEAITQSREAVKSALADGVTRIQVDFLFPELKFMPVAEQFVPLFAEYESRVKVFFADAGAAALARRDWQNVPFKVEDIGTGRAASLQTKIQPEDEIFLFIAPTPVEVPQLEKMCEIIDTRPIVLLNPRLEDSGVVGIGYAARETRRRFISTIESCYYLRPVDDESALFRCYPGQWEVWLESNNEYEKIAELPKRPSGDEIDMILMKGQPAKTSEGTPAKKPSVFKSLQRFIKALSS
- a CDS encoding helix-turn-helix domain-containing protein, producing the protein MKQQVCLCLFYWRKMPTFEVLGLHFGIWKTEAKDTFHYWLEILRNVFPPSLLKQVEKHDSDYAMATQNKRQETKSFPPRVFLLNRS